The Ziziphus jujuba cultivar Dongzao chromosome 1, ASM3175591v1 genome segment CATCTTAAGGCTTCGGAAGCCGAGTATGAATCACCCACAGACGAATCTACAAGTTCCAACCCCTTTCCTTCTTTCCATAGCTTCCATGCCTGAATCATTTCAAGATAAAACATGACTATTCCCATGCAAGaaatatgaacaagaaaatGACTAGATATGATCTTTTGTTCTTACAAATGCCAGCAAGTTCAGTTCATTGTTCGAATAATAAAATCCCCTGTTCTTTTTGCCACTGATAATCTCCAAAACAAGAACACCGAAACTAAAAACATCAGATTTCACTGAGAAGAGCCCATCCATTGCGTATTCGGGAGACATATAGCCACTGCACATAGCCAACGAAATGGAACGAGTTATTGATAGGGATAGTTGAATTTAGAAATGGAAGCTCTCAGGTGTGTAGCTTGCTATGTTACTCACTATGTTCCCACTACTCTTCTTGTATTTGCTTCGGTCTGATCTTTACCAAATATTCTTGCCATTCCAAAGTCTGATATCTTTGGGGTTAATTCTCCATCAAGTAGGATATTACTTGCTTTGAGATCTCTATGAATAATTCGGAATCTGGAATCCTGGTGAAGATAAAGAAGCCCTCGAGCAATTCCACAAATAATGTTGAAGCGCTTTTCCCATTCCAATAGAGACTTCTTTGCTTTGTCTATTAgaatatttgattaatattcATAATAGTTGATTTTACAAAAACtgaaaatgtaataaaacatGTAGCATAGTTAACTGAAGTGACTTACTGAACAAAACGGAATCTAGGCTTTTATGTTCCATGTACTCATATACCAACATCTTCTCATCCATCTCAATGCAGCAACCGAGCAATCGAACAAGATTTCTATGTTGGAGCCTTGCAATCAATCTAACTTCGGTTTTGAATTCTTCAATGCCTTGCCCAGAATTCTTTGACAGCCTCTTCACAgctatttcttttccttctacCAGCACACCCTGGTTTATCATACATGAATCTGTCAGGCAACCATCACTGGGTTTATGGATATAATGTCTCAGTTCTATTgtagtgaatttttaaaaaaacgttTACCTTGTACACACTGCCAAAACCACCTTGTCCTAGTTTATATGCATCAGAAAAGTTGTCTGTAGCTATTACTAAGGTACCATAATCGAACAATGGCAATTCTAGCTCATCTTCATCCCTTTCACCCGAGTATTCCCTCTTTGAGATAACCACATCATTCAACAGGAAATCCTGACTTCTTTCTTGGGGACCTATTTTAGAACCAACCATAATACTTACTATAAAGAGATTATTCATTATTGAACAACTTTAATtgaaagacatttttttttgggtaccttTAGGCTCCGTTTTTCTTTCCCACAATTTTCCTATAGCCTTCCTCTTCCATATGAAAAAGAGTCCTGACAGCAAAACGAAGACACCAATCGAGATTCCTATAATTACAAGTAGCCGTTCTGTCTTCTCAGAATCATCTGAAAATGAACAGATTTTATAACGGGTTATGTCATGAAGAGGTCCATAAATACTACTTGGTTTTCTTGAGATCAGAGGATATCAACCTAGTCAGAGGTACCAATAAAATCATGAAACAATCAACAAATGCTACTTGGTTTTCTTTAGATCACAGTATATGAACTTAGGCAGAGGTATCAATAACATCGCAAGAAAAACACCATgaggatatttataaaattcaaatgctGCATTTTTCATCAAGTATAATGTACATTTGGCCTGTTGATTATAAGTGTTAATTACTACCTCATCAAAAGGGAAACTATGAAAAGTCTAATGTATGATAATGAAAGCAGCTATTGTTGTATGATAATGCATCAATTTGTAATGGGGTATAATTTTGAGATTACAAACATATGTTTGCCCATAAAAGCAATATAACAATTGAATTTTGAATGAAATTTCTCTTGTATAACAAAGGGAAAAtgttttatatgcatataaatgtTAGCATTTGTTTTCTTTGGCTGTGTGTGTATGCGTGTGtgttttccttaaaaaatttcCAGTTTTCAGATTTGGCATTGTAGCAAAATCCAATAAAATGCATTTACTATCGTCCTCCAGGCTACCGCCGtgctattttataaaaataaaaagggattttgtaatttatgcttagtaaatacttaaaaatgaaaagaaacttTGTTGATTTCGTCAATCTTACTATTGTTTAATTGAAGcctaaatatatatgaaaaggaTACGAAAaaaccaattttattatttctttttttttgggtgataaaTCCTCAATTTTAATATGCATATTGTACCAAAGACCTAAAAAGCAATTACATACAACCTTGTTATAAATGggtaaattatggattttttattttattttatttttttataaagactaaattatggaaattgaaAAGGCAATGAACCAAACACAGATTGTATTTTGACTTCATTTTGGTGAGAACTCaaagattttgaatttgaaaggaCATTCATTAAAGAAGCAAACAAATTGCAGATACAGAAGGATACCTAACTCATCGGCAAGCGGACCCCGAAGTTTGTCTCAGAAGAATCCAATTTATTTGACAATTTTGAACTTTTGGGTACTACCAAAAGgcgatgaatatatatatatatatatatattccttggtAAATAAATGGCTATGAAGATTAGCAACTTAAAAGGCTATGACATAAGCCAATTATTACGGCTACCTACCTTCAGTTGCCAAgcacctttttttgtttttttaactaatGCTATAAAGTGTTGAGTCTGAGTATTcactaaaaaaagaaaccaaaaaaaaaaaaaaaaaaaaatgtgctgCGTTTGAATGCATTATCACAATGGCATATGCATCAATTGTTATCATGAATCGACATTAATTAGgcttatcaaaaataaaaagaaaaagaaaagaagaaaaaataacattaattaggcttttttttctttttctttttttcttttgggtaaatAAACGGCTATGTAGGTTAGCTACTCAAAAGGGTCTATGGCATGAGCCAATTACTACGGCTACCTACCCTCTGCTAAATACTAATGCTATAAAGCGTTGAGTCgagtattcaccaaaaaaaaaggtgctGAATTTGAATACACAGTCACAATGGCATATGCATTAATTGATGCCACCGTTAATTAGGCTtaacaaaaataagaagaaaaagaaaaaagaaaaaactaacatTAATTTGTCCTTGTCACTCCCAACCTCCAATGGCCAACCTTAACAAGTCGTTCATCTTTACTTCTTATGATAATCAATACTATATATCTACTTTATTTAGATACGATCCTGTGCTTTCCGTTAtccatttttaaaagtttagtgCAGTTTTAATGTTAATTGACAGAATAGTAAACGAATGatgaaaaattaacataatagataattgaaatttaaataaattaataggataaatcaaaaaattagtAAACAAATTGGTACTAAAAAAATCatagtaatatatattaatcaatatcaCCGCATAAAATTagaagggaaaaagaaagggaaaaaaaaatacatgtagaTATTGAATTGATCCCACTAacagaaagtttttttttttttttttttaatttaattttttaaatgatttagcATAGGAAAAGGAACCATAAAGAAAGAGAGTGACAAaaagatgaaaagaaaaaaaagacatataatattcaaaacttttcaagtaACAGAAGGTATTGATCGACCCGGATTTGGTGGATTATATAAAGTGGACCCAACATGACAAAACAGTGAACTGAATCACTGATTATGTtcataatatgatatataaagcAAGCCTCTAAAAattttaagcaaaaataaataaacaaataaaagcaaGCTTCTAAAAATTAATCAGAGATCAATGTTTTTTCTgtgaaaaaaaagattttggatatatataataatataaaattcatctttttttaaataaaaagtaattaataatcTGGTTATGGAGGTCTAATTTGGTAAAGATTTGGGTGGAGCCAACatataatcatataaaattaatcttttttttaaagtaaaagtaATTAATAATCCAGTTATGCAGGTCTAATTTGGTAAAAGAATAAGTGGAGCCAACAGAATTGCTGTTCCGCCACAAATATTTAACTGTCTGACAGAGATACGGGTGGCTTTTTTCCAAACTTAAGAGAAAGGTTAAAAGGATTACAGGGTGTGGCCCAGGACACCTACACAAAGTCAAAAGTGTCGGCTCATGGAAAATACCGTCCCTTTTATAATTCAGGACCCATGTGGCCGTCCAAGAAAGCAGTCTAAAACCATCCAAAAAGCATTTTGAGTTGGTACTGGTCCAAATCAAACGTTTAATATCCTTGAAAccccaaattaaaaataaaattcctttAACAACCCAAAGTAGTACCATTACCAATTACCATGTCACGCAACCATTTCAGGCAGGACAGAGTGAAACTTTAATTTCACACCGATTAACTTTCTCAAATATCACAGACACCTCTATCCATCAACCCAACCCCCATTGCCCATCTTTAGATCACATGGGACCCGCATATGCGAAGCTGGCACTACCTTATAAACCGCGTGTTGCATATGCAAACAGCCTGTAGGTTTTAAGCTAAATCTTTACCACACAGGTTAGCTATGTGCCATTTCTGAGTTTTCATATGGGGATCTTTTTATTCCATATTTAATGTTTCCATCTAATTTTGGAAAATAGTTTCTTCCGTGTGTTTGCTCACTTTTTCGTGTgctacatattttaaatatgatatttatatattatttgcctacctattttattatgataaaagaTTGGTGAATTTTCTCCTAATAAAAGATTACAAACATATCGTGggaacaatttaattttattgtcaaAATGATTAATGATCTAAGCATTATCAAAATCAAGAAATTGCATCATTCTAATTATACTCGGTAAAAAGTTGGCGTGGAAATACTAATactaataccaataataataagcaTGATGATGCAAAATTTGGGATAAAAAATAGAGAGTACCTAATTCTGAAGCCGCCAACCTAACGTACAGAAGTTGACCACCTTCGGCATAATTCCTCAAGTCCATAAGCTCACCGGTCCACATGACACAGCCTGATCCTCCATCTGAAATGTTGGCATTGGAATAGGCAGTACAAGAACAATTCTCCGTACACTTCTTTCTACATTGTTCCAGATTCATAGTCCTGTCAACGAATGCTGTGGTGGACTCTGGCAATTTCATGTTCTTCATGGCCAAGAACTTGTCTTTCGAACATTCCAACTCTGTTTTCCTAACGCACCCACCAGACCCATCTCTCAGGGTATACCAATTATACAGATTGCTCGGCTCAAACCCTCTCAGACATTGACAAACCGGCGATGCGTTTGCGTCGCAGATACCATATGGACCGCACTCTCTGTAATCGTCGCATTGATCTTTTGTTGCGTACCAGAATAGATTCCATGTTTTAGAGCTTTCGATCCACGTCCAACGTTGTAGATTCCCGGAGGAATTCACAATCAAACGGGAAATCAAAGAAGTATCGTTTATGATATAAGAGTAATATACCTCGTCTTTGTTCGATACAAAGATAAACTCTATATCGTCCGAAGGGGACATTTCCGGTACGCCACTAAATCTCACTCCGTTCCAAGGGCCACTTCGGTATTTAATAACCTGTTTGTTTCGAAGGAAAACTTCAGGGAATCCATGGTAATCTAGCTTGAAAGAAAAATCTCCGGTGGAAGGATCATCTACGCTTTTCCATGCCGTTATGTGCCTCTCCAAACCCGTCGTTAAGTCCCACCCAAGCTTCATACCCGGTAACAAAGTGTTTGTTGGATAATCAAAGCTCTGCCACAGGAACGTTTCTGGGTTGCTCCCGTTTTCTTCTTTTAGGACCAAATTTCCGGAATCTAAAAGCTGCACAACTGGGTTGGTAGCTTGGGTTTGATTGGATGACCATGTGATGCTTCCGGCAGGGTCCAGGAGGACGAGGTTTCCTTGATCTCCAATCTTGAGAGTTGCAGATGGCTTAGAAAGTGGGGTGTCTCTGTTTGCCACCCAAACGACTGTGTCTTTCATGTTCTTGTACCATATTCCCAAATACCAACCAGAGCTGCCTTGAAACAAACCCAGCTCAAAGACATCTCTGGCTGAGACAAGGGTTTCGTTGTCTCTGAGTGGTTGATTTGCGGATAGAGTTTGTAGAGATGCTGCAATTGGGAAGAGATAAAGTAAAATGAGGAATAGAGTGGTGAAACAATGGCGCTTTGTTGAAACTCTCATTGTTCACTCTCTGTGTTGTCTCTGTGAAAGCATATTAGGTGATTaggtttcttcttattgaacaCATTTGTTGGTGTTTGATAGGCAAAATGAGGAAAACAGAGCCAAATGACCtctattttcttcctttcttgttttGTCAGTGATAAAGCCGATCCAAATTGACCaaaaaaggacaaaataaatacatattaaacTGGTATGGGCTTGAATAAATTTGGGCTTGTGAaaaaggttttttctttttttcttttttgttttttggtcgtAAATAAAAAAGGGTTGGAATGGTTGAAACGCATTGCAATCCTGATTCTTGAATGATGGACCCACACGCACCTGATGTTTGTGAATGAGATTTGGAATGATGGGCTCACCCGCACCTGATATTTGTTAATGGGGTTTGGTATGTcagaaaatagaaaatcatCTTTAGACTACTTTGCCTCGTTGACGTTTGTCACCAAAACTGTCATTCTCGTTCTCTGTTGAGCACCAAAATTAGGCTTTATAATTTACTAGCGTTAATTAAACActagttaaaatttattaaatatcttaaataattataaatttaaaaaataataataataataatactaataaaaactAACACACACCAAAAACATAGATAAGTAAAttgcatatgaaaaaaaaaaaaatcatattacgaaacaaagattaaaaaaaaaaaaaaaaaaaaaaaactactatgTCATCAGGAGGCGACTAACGAGGCCCACTTGTCAATTCACTAAACGAGTCTTTGTTAAAAAATGGGCAGGTGGGTGAAACTGCGAAAGCAAGCCAACTTCCAAGTCAGaagtcctcttttttttttttaattttattttttttccgatGTTTTTTGGCAatgtttggtttctttttttttttttttttttttttggggtaatgaaATGTTTGGTTTCTGTTGAATCTAAGAGAATAACAATCCCTTTATTCCAGTCAACATATAAAATAGCCAAATTTGAATGGTCTCAGATAATATTTTTCTAGATAATTTTTTCCTGCAAAGTTGATGGAACGCTAATTCGTTGTTTAATCTTAAAGCAAAATAGCATATCATGAgccaatcaaattttatttgcttaaatatATTGTGGGCTTATTTTACTTAAGGTCAATGGAATTGATTGGTATCGCAAAAATGTAAGAGGTAGGGGGCGGCCTATCCTTCTCATTATATTTAAGATGACTGGACTCCATTAAGTTTAAAAGGTATGCACGACCCGACAGACACTAGAATTTATATTGGAGGCCAATCATAAAGACGTATTCAATCCCTCCTTCctcatcatattatatatatagatatacacatatatatggagtattatatatatatatatatatatacgaaaattTTATAATGAGGACGATCCACATGAGGATtacagtattagtgatggtttttcttagtattaacgacggttttttaaaaaatcgtcaccaatactatgaaaaatcgtcaccaatattgtggtccgcatgaggaccgtccgcaccataaacgaattgtatatatatatatatatatatatcaatgaataaatattGGACTCTGtaaatgtatgcatatatatgtatgaagcTTCTTAAATATATCTCCATCTCCACATTTGTGGATCCGCACGATAGACTCTctccatatgtatatatataagaagcTTCTTAAATATCTCCAGCTCCACGTTTATTATGCCTTTCCCATATGGTTTGACATGCATATTCATCCCAAGTACATATTCGTTTTGGCCatcaaaagatatatatatatatatatatatatatatatattctttatacTTTCTAACCCTTGTTCATCTATTGCCAATGTTCTAAAAGACGTGACTAGGCGTCGCTTTGGCATGCATAGGCCTCGTCTTGGTATGCCTAGACTCTAGATTTGGAGAAAATGTCCCATCTTAGGGCAAGGTTGTAAAAAGATGGTCAGCGTTGTGTTTACCATCTAATATACGCCTTGGTGCCATGAGGCATGAGcctttttcatcaatttttttttttttaaaggttaaattttcttttttaaattaaaatcaatttataatgaattagaaaaataaaattgaaaaattgaataaaaaagaaaagaaaccaaaaataattattaaaaaatattggaaaaaatatttgataaaatccttagaaatttgcatcagacggttccttttttttttaaaagaaaagaaattaataaattataataattagacTGCACACAAAAATCAATAGAAAGCATTGCTTTactttatatatcaaataaataataataataataataataataataaagcattGCTTACCGTTTCCGCCGGGGTTGTTCGCAATTAACCACAAGATAAGATCtagaatataaatacataatgtTTCCTTACAATACATGTTCACATTTACGGTtaaaggaaagaaatattagTGTCCTTGAAGAAACCAGACCTCTGTAAGCAATAGAGTAACTTTTTCCTgtatgaattaaaaataaaggacAAAGTCAAGGGACAATTTGATATATGGTAGTAATATAAAATTGGCTTCTAGATTTTATTGTatatcaatata includes the following:
- the LOC107421707 gene encoding receptor-like serine/threonine-protein kinase SD1-8 translates to MRVSTKRHCFTTLFLILLYLFPIAASLQTLSANQPLRDNETLVSARDVFELGLFQGSSGWYLGIWYKNMKDTVVWVANRDTPLSKPSATLKIGDQGNLVLLDPAGSITWSSNQTQATNPVVQLLDSGNLVLKEENGSNPETFLWQSFDYPTNTLLPGMKLGWDLTTGLERHITAWKSVDDPSTGDFSFKLDYHGFPEVFLRNKQVIKYRSGPWNGVRFSGVPEMSPSDDIEFIFVSNKDEVYYSYIINDTSLISRLIVNSSGNLQRWTWIESSKTWNLFWYATKDQCDDYRECGPYGICDANASPVCQCLRGFEPSNLYNWYTLRDGSGGCVRKTELECSKDKFLAMKNMKLPESTTAFVDRTMNLEQCRKKCTENCSCTAYSNANISDGGSGCVMWTGELMDLRNYAEGGQLLYVRLAASELDDSEKTERLLVIIGISIGVFVLLSGLFFIWKRKAIGKLWERKTEPKGPQERSQDFLLNDVVISKREYSGERDEDELELPLFDYGTLVIATDNFSDAYKLGQGGFGSVYKGVLVEGKEIAVKRLSKNSGQGIEEFKTEVRLIARLQHRNLVRLLGCCIEMDEKMLVYEYMEHKSLDSVLFNKAKKSLLEWEKRFNIICGIARGLLYLHQDSRFRIIHRDLKASNILLDGELTPKISDFGMARIFGKDQTEANTRRVVGTYGYMSPEYAMDGLFSVKSDVFSFGVLVLEIISGKKNRGFYYSNNELNLLAFAWKLWKEGKGLELVDSSVGDSYSASEALRCIQVGLLCVQEHSEDRPTMSSVVLMLSSESATMPHPKNPGFCLGRNPAETDSSSSKQEESCTVNQVTVTVLDAR